The following coding sequences are from one Megamonas funiformis window:
- the aroC gene encoding chorismate synthase has product MFRFLTAGESHGQCLTALVEGIPAGLKINLDEINRQMARRQKGYGRGGRMSIETDKVDILSGVRFGETMGDPITLRVVNKDWENWTDRMSVMGTPTWTKVTAARPGHADYVGIKKYNREDIRDILERSSARETAARVAAGAVARQFLEACGIKIVSHVINIGGVKANTDNIDYANLQPNDSDLNCNDAQAEDKMREAIRDAGQAGDTLGGTFEVVVQNMPIGVGSHIQWDKRLDMQLAGAMMSIQAIKGVEIGDGFDYANHPGSQLHDEMFYNEDKTVYRKTNHAGGIEGGMSNGEPIIVRACMKPIPTLMTPLHSIDIESKQEVLACKERSDVCAVQAASVVGEAMVALAITKAMIDKFGSDCMVDVLQNLQAYNERIKG; this is encoded by the coding sequence ATGTTTAGATTTTTAACTGCTGGAGAATCTCATGGACAATGCTTAACAGCATTAGTTGAAGGAATTCCCGCTGGTCTTAAAATAAATCTTGATGAAATAAATAGACAAATGGCACGCCGTCAAAAAGGCTATGGTCGTGGTGGTCGTATGTCTATAGAAACGGATAAAGTAGATATCTTATCTGGTGTACGTTTTGGCGAAACAATGGGCGACCCTATTACTTTGCGTGTAGTGAATAAAGACTGGGAAAACTGGACTGACCGCATGTCTGTGATGGGTACACCTACATGGACTAAAGTTACAGCTGCTCGCCCAGGTCATGCAGATTATGTTGGTATCAAAAAATATAATCGTGAAGATATCCGCGACATTTTAGAACGCTCTAGTGCTAGGGAAACAGCTGCACGCGTAGCTGCTGGAGCTGTTGCTCGTCAATTTTTAGAAGCTTGTGGTATAAAAATCGTATCTCATGTAATCAATATCGGTGGTGTAAAAGCTAATACAGATAATATTGATTATGCTAATTTACAACCTAATGATAGCGACTTAAACTGCAACGATGCTCAAGCAGAAGATAAAATGCGCGAAGCAATTCGCGATGCTGGTCAAGCAGGCGATACTTTAGGCGGAACTTTTGAAGTTGTAGTCCAAAATATGCCAATCGGTGTAGGCAGTCATATTCAATGGGATAAACGCCTCGACATGCAACTTGCTGGAGCCATGATGTCCATTCAAGCTATCAAAGGCGTTGAAATCGGCGATGGTTTTGATTATGCAAATCATCCAGGCAGTCAATTACATGATGAAATGTTCTATAATGAAGATAAAACAGTTTATCGCAAAACAAATCATGCAGGTGGTATCGAAGGTGGTATGAGTAATGGCGAGCCTATTATTGTTCGCGCTTGTATGAAACCTATTCCTACACTTATGACACCACTTCATTCCATTGATATTGAAAGTAAACAAGAAGTTTTAGCTTGTAAAGAACGCAGTGATGTTTGTGCTGTTCAAGCAGCTTCTGTAGTTGGCGAAGCTATGGTTGCACTTGCTATCACTAAAGCTATGATTGACAAATTCGGCAGTGATTGCATGGTTGATGTCCTTCAAAATTTACAAGCTTATAACGAAAGAATAAAAGGATAG
- a CDS encoding shikimate kinase, which produces MKSNIVLIGFMGSGKSITGKLLAYRLGYSFVDTDTAIEQEYKTKIKDMFAKEGEAIFRQRETATIQKLAQKSHQVISTGGGVATKETDMQELRKNGIVIALTAMPHTILKRTGNDKRPLLAKKSNEERLKTIIELMAKRAPFYKKADLIIKTDDTTPLQNVEIIMKYLKGVK; this is translated from the coding sequence ATGAAATCTAATATTGTACTTATAGGATTTATGGGCAGTGGAAAATCTATTACAGGTAAATTATTAGCTTATCGTTTAGGTTATAGTTTTGTAGATACAGATACAGCTATCGAACAAGAATACAAAACAAAAATAAAAGATATGTTTGCTAAAGAAGGCGAAGCAATATTTCGCCAACGTGAAACAGCTACTATCCAAAAATTAGCACAAAAAAGTCATCAAGTAATTTCTACAGGCGGTGGCGTTGCTACTAAAGAAACTGATATGCAAGAGCTTCGCAAAAATGGTATCGTTATAGCGCTGACAGCTATGCCACATACTATTTTAAAACGCACTGGAAATGATAAACGTCCTCTACTTGCCAAAAAAAGCAATGAAGAACGTTTAAAAACTATTATTGAACTTATGGCTAAACGTGCTCCATTTTACAAAAAAGCTGATTTAATCATAAAAACAGATGATACAACACCACTGCAAAATGTCGAAATCATTATGAAATACTTAAAGGGTGTGAAATAA
- the aroB gene encoding 3-dehydroquinate synthase translates to MRIVPVNLNEKSYNIYIGHNLETTIIDFFKAQKYSQKALIITDTNIAPLYADSVKDLLTKAGFNAKIAIIPAGEQSKSLSVAETLYTQAIEQGLDRKSPIIALGGGVVGDLAGFIAATFMRGVPFIQMPTSLLAQVDSSVGGKVAVNHALGKNLIGAFYQPQAVFMDLEMMKTLPTREISTGLGEVIKYGFIYDHDFYTYLTEHQQEILQLKPEALIHIIARSCEIKADVVSKDECEAGLRAILNFGHTLGHAIEKETNYAVYNHGEAVAIGMVGASKLSFKLGLISQDVVDKMCQLLANMNLPLKAKNCDAQKIYQDIFHDKKTVNGKINWVLLEDIGKVCIKKDVPEKLVKETILEIL, encoded by the coding sequence ATGCGCATTGTTCCCGTAAATCTCAATGAAAAATCTTATAATATCTATATTGGTCATAATCTAGAAACAACTATCATTGATTTTTTTAAAGCACAAAAATATTCTCAGAAAGCTTTAATCATCACTGATACAAATATTGCTCCACTATATGCAGACAGTGTCAAAGACTTACTCACTAAAGCTGGTTTTAATGCCAAAATTGCTATCATTCCAGCTGGTGAACAATCTAAATCTTTATCCGTTGCAGAAACACTGTATACACAAGCAATTGAACAAGGTCTTGACCGCAAATCTCCTATCATTGCTCTAGGTGGTGGTGTCGTTGGTGATTTAGCTGGTTTCATTGCCGCTACCTTCATGCGTGGCGTTCCTTTCATTCAAATGCCAACTAGCCTACTTGCACAAGTTGACTCTAGTGTTGGTGGCAAAGTCGCTGTAAATCATGCTCTAGGCAAAAATCTCATTGGTGCTTTTTATCAGCCACAAGCCGTTTTCATGGATTTAGAAATGATGAAAACTTTACCTACTAGAGAGATTTCCACAGGCTTAGGCGAAGTCATTAAATATGGCTTTATCTATGACCATGATTTTTATACTTATTTAACTGAGCACCAACAAGAAATTCTTCAATTGAAGCCAGAAGCCCTAATTCATATCATTGCACGCTCTTGTGAAATAAAAGCAGATGTAGTATCTAAAGATGAATGTGAAGCTGGTCTTCGTGCCATCTTAAACTTTGGTCATACTTTAGGTCATGCTATTGAAAAAGAAACTAATTATGCCGTTTATAATCATGGAGAAGCAGTAGCTATCGGCATGGTTGGCGCTAGTAAATTAAGTTTTAAATTAGGCTTAATATCTCAAGATGTAGTTGATAAAATGTGTCAATTACTTGCAAATATGAACTTGCCACTTAAAGCTAAAAATTGTGATGCTCAAAAAATTTATCAAGATATTTTCCATGACAAAAAAACTGTTAACGGTAAAATTAATTGGGTTTTATTAGAAGATATCGGCAAAGTATGTATAAAAAAAGATGTTCCTGAAAAATTAGTCAAGGAAACTATTTTAGAAATACTGTAA
- a CDS encoding carbon starvation protein A has product MITFFISLIALIVGFMIYGRFVEKVFAPSLKPTPAITHNDGVDYIPLPTWKVFMIQLLNIAGLGPIFGAIAGALWGPVVYFWIVIGTIFSGAVHDYLSGMISLRHNGESISEIVGIYLGDTMKTVMRIFSVILLVLVGTVFMTGPALLLAKLTPDSLDVTFWLVVVLIYYFLATLLPIDKIIGKIYPLFGACLIIMAVGVSSGIILGGWQMPEMTLQNLHPKDLPIWPLMFITVACGATSGFHATQSPLMARCMKEEKNGRVVFYGAMVAEGIIALIWASAGIAFYETTGGLAAAIASAGPGGVVYDVSFGTLGTVGGILAMIGVIACPITSGDTAFRSARYTLSDWFKIDQVSYTKRLALAIPLLGIGGILSQMNFDIIWRYFSWANQTLAMIALWTGAMYLWKQNKGGWQHYIAVIPAIFMTMVTFTYILQAPEGFGLPTSITYPAGVIITIFWAIVYFKSTIFKK; this is encoded by the coding sequence ATGATTACTTTTTTTATTAGTTTAATCGCTCTTATTGTAGGTTTCATGATTTATGGTCGTTTTGTAGAAAAAGTTTTTGCTCCTTCACTAAAACCTACTCCTGCCATAACTCATAACGATGGTGTAGATTACATACCACTTCCAACATGGAAAGTTTTTATGATTCAATTATTAAACATTGCAGGTCTTGGTCCAATTTTTGGTGCCATTGCAGGTGCTCTCTGGGGTCCAGTTGTTTATTTTTGGATTGTAATTGGGACTATTTTCTCTGGTGCCGTTCATGATTATCTCTCTGGTATGATTTCCCTTCGTCATAATGGTGAAAGTATTTCAGAAATCGTAGGTATCTATCTTGGCGATACTATGAAAACTGTAATGCGTATTTTCTCCGTTATCCTTTTAGTCTTAGTAGGTACTGTATTTATGACAGGCCCTGCATTACTTCTTGCCAAACTCACTCCTGATTCTTTAGATGTTACTTTCTGGTTAGTAGTTGTACTCATTTATTATTTCTTAGCTACTTTATTACCTATCGATAAAATCATTGGTAAAATTTATCCACTTTTTGGTGCTTGCCTAATCATCATGGCAGTTGGTGTTTCTAGTGGTATTATCCTCGGTGGCTGGCAAATGCCAGAAATGACACTTCAAAATCTTCATCCAAAAGATTTACCTATTTGGCCATTAATGTTTATCACTGTTGCTTGCGGTGCTACATCTGGTTTCCATGCTACACAATCTCCACTCATGGCTCGTTGCATGAAAGAAGAAAAAAATGGTCGCGTTGTTTTCTATGGTGCTATGGTAGCTGAAGGTATTATCGCTCTTATCTGGGCATCTGCTGGTATCGCTTTCTATGAAACAACTGGTGGATTAGCTGCTGCTATCGCTAGTGCAGGTCCTGGTGGCGTTGTTTATGATGTATCCTTTGGTACATTAGGTACTGTTGGTGGTATTTTAGCTATGATTGGTGTTATCGCTTGTCCTATCACTTCTGGTGATACTGCATTTAGAAGCGCTCGTTATACACTTTCTGATTGGTTCAAAATCGATCAAGTTTCTTATACAAAACGTTTAGCTTTAGCTATTCCACTTCTTGGTATCGGTGGCATCTTATCTCAAATGAATTTTGATATCATTTGGCGTTATTTCTCTTGGGCAAACCAAACATTAGCTATGATTGCTCTTTGGACTGGTGCAATGTATCTTTGGAAACAAAATAAAGGTGGTTGGCAACATTATATCGCTGTAATTCCTGCCATTTTTATGACTATGGTTACTTTCACTTATATTCTCCAAGCTCCTGAAGGTTTTGGTTTACCAACTAGCATTACTTATCCTGCTGGTGTCATCATCACTATCTTTTGGGCTATAGTTTATTTCAAATCTACTATTTTCAAAAAATAA
- the ppk1 gene encoding polyphosphate kinase 1, which translates to MHKKIDTSYTQNRELSWLRFDDRVLEEAIDENVPLYERLKFIAIYASNLDEFYRVRVGSLYEMASVDTNGFDNKSFMTPNQQLDKIFVATKQLNQKADKIFATVEKQFKTYGIERKKVKSLNQKDKSYVKAYFDNQISPFLSPQIINVRHPFPHLLNKALYVGIILTRKKKKVFGIIPVPSNLPKIVYIPNKSKIRYVMTEDIIATYADKIFDGYEVENTAILSVTRSADISLDDERLDLGEDFLEHAREVLLKRQRLAPVRLEIEGNIDSTMMKYATEQFKITSKQIFIYKSPINKSYIFSLGSKFNEEQKNSLMYPPFEPSHICCVPENASVMDYVANNDVMLQYPYQSFDIFLKFIKEAVTDEKVFAIKITLYRVGSHRAQLMNYLSMAAKMGKDVTVLMELRARFDEENNINWAEFLQDAGCKVIYGMEGYKVHSKICLVMKQDKTGIKYFTQIGTGNYNASTSSLYTDISLITSNEDIGKDAVEFFQNMGIDNLYGEYKNLLVAPVSLKNTLLDLIKEEIEKAKAGEETSIFLKMNSLTDRQLIDALKEASQSGVKIKMIIRGICCILPGIEGKTDNIEVISVVGRFLEHSRIFCFGTGENMKMYIASADWMTRNTENRVEIAAPIYDQKIKNSIYDTLRIMWKDNLKARILCSDGTYKKPEIKEGDELIDCQNYLRHEYKVGRKIKL; encoded by the coding sequence ATGCATAAAAAGATAGATACATCATATACACAAAATAGAGAATTATCATGGCTTCGTTTTGATGATAGAGTATTAGAAGAAGCTATAGATGAAAATGTGCCTCTATATGAAAGACTAAAATTTATAGCAATTTATGCTAGTAACTTAGATGAGTTTTATCGAGTACGCGTAGGTAGTCTATATGAAATGGCTTCTGTGGATACAAATGGTTTTGATAATAAAAGCTTTATGACACCAAATCAGCAATTAGATAAAATCTTTGTAGCTACAAAACAATTAAATCAAAAAGCTGATAAAATTTTTGCGACTGTGGAAAAACAGTTTAAAACATATGGCATCGAACGTAAAAAAGTAAAATCTTTAAATCAAAAAGATAAATCTTATGTTAAAGCATATTTTGACAATCAAATTAGCCCATTCTTATCTCCACAAATTATAAATGTAAGACATCCATTTCCTCATTTATTAAATAAAGCGTTATATGTAGGTATAATTTTAACACGCAAAAAGAAAAAGGTTTTTGGAATTATTCCAGTACCTAGCAATTTACCTAAAATCGTATATATACCAAATAAATCTAAAATTCGCTATGTGATGACAGAAGATATCATAGCTACATATGCTGATAAAATTTTTGATGGCTATGAAGTAGAAAATACAGCAATTTTATCTGTTACTAGAAGTGCAGATATTAGCTTAGATGATGAGCGATTAGATTTAGGGGAAGATTTCTTAGAACATGCACGTGAAGTCTTATTGAAAAGACAAAGACTTGCACCTGTTCGTTTAGAAATAGAAGGCAATATAGATTCAACAATGATGAAATATGCCACAGAACAATTTAAAATAACATCAAAACAAATTTTTATCTATAAATCTCCTATCAATAAATCTTATATTTTCAGCTTAGGTAGTAAATTTAATGAAGAACAGAAAAATAGCTTGATGTATCCACCATTTGAACCATCTCATATTTGCTGTGTTCCTGAAAATGCTAGTGTGATGGATTATGTGGCAAATAATGATGTAATGTTACAATATCCATATCAAAGCTTTGATATTTTCTTAAAATTCATTAAAGAAGCTGTAACGGACGAAAAAGTATTTGCTATAAAGATTACTTTATACCGTGTAGGAAGTCATAGAGCCCAATTGATGAATTATTTATCAATGGCAGCTAAAATGGGTAAAGATGTAACTGTCTTGATGGAACTTAGAGCTCGTTTTGATGAAGAGAATAATATAAACTGGGCAGAATTTTTACAAGATGCTGGCTGTAAAGTTATTTATGGTATGGAAGGCTATAAAGTTCATTCCAAAATTTGCTTAGTTATGAAACAAGATAAAACAGGCATAAAATACTTTACACAAATAGGTACAGGTAACTATAATGCTTCTACATCTTCTTTATATACAGATATTTCCTTGATAACTAGCAATGAAGATATAGGTAAAGATGCTGTAGAATTTTTCCAAAATATGGGTATTGATAATCTCTATGGAGAATATAAAAATCTATTAGTAGCACCTGTTAGTCTAAAAAATACTTTATTAGATTTAATTAAAGAAGAAATTGAAAAAGCTAAAGCTGGAGAAGAAACAAGCATTTTCTTGAAAATGAACTCTTTAACAGATAGACAGTTAATAGATGCATTAAAAGAAGCTTCTCAATCTGGCGTTAAGATAAAAATGATTATTCGTGGTATTTGCTGTATTTTACCAGGAATAGAGGGCAAAACAGATAATATTGAAGTTATAAGTGTAGTAGGTAGATTTTTAGAGCATTCTCGTATTTTCTGCTTCGGTACAGGCGAAAATATGAAAATGTATATAGCTTCTGCTGACTGGATGACTAGAAATACAGAAAATCGTGTAGAAATAGCAGCACCAATTTATGACCAAAAAATAAAAAATAGCATTTATGATACTTTACGCATAATGTGGAAAGATAATCTTAAAGCTAGAATTTTATGTAGCGATGGAACATATAAAAAGCCTGAAATAAAAGAAGGCGATGAATTGATCGATTGCCAAAATTATTTGCGTCATGAATATAAAGTTGGACGAAAAATAAAACTTTAA
- a CDS encoding HD domain-containing protein, which produces MNEMEFSQKIDDLGGTLYIVGGWVRDKIRGVIPKDKDFVICHVKEEDFKQNFPKAKKVGKSFPVYLVKIEDKECEVAFARKERKTGIGYTGFIVDYDEKVTIEEDLYRRDTTMNSIAYRVRDGKIIDPYKGREDIEKRYIKAVSHHFKEDPVRALRAARQACELNFKINEDTVNLMRACKEEIKSEPQERIFNELQRALKTKKPSVFFRSLVKADLLEILFPEIYALIGKTQPVAFHPEGDAFEHTMEIVDLVAGMTDDVAVRFAGLVHDLGKGVTPKEMLPHHYGHEEKGLAVLKAWNKRMTLPKKWLQGGLFVIKEHMRAARLGKVGKIVDFLLIVEKNPLGFAGFNCVILADSKSLPYYLADYHSYLQKIHSVSMKNCPSNLKGKAIGDWIRNEQIKLFKQNIEVEA; this is translated from the coding sequence ATGAATGAAATGGAATTTTCACAGAAGATAGATGATTTAGGTGGCACTTTATATATTGTAGGTGGTTGGGTACGTGATAAAATACGAGGTGTTATTCCTAAAGATAAAGATTTTGTCATTTGTCATGTAAAAGAAGAAGATTTTAAACAAAATTTTCCAAAGGCAAAAAAAGTAGGAAAATCTTTTCCTGTGTATTTAGTAAAAATTGAAGACAAAGAATGTGAAGTAGCTTTTGCTCGTAAGGAAAGAAAAACAGGTATAGGTTATACAGGCTTTATTGTAGATTATGATGAAAAAGTAACGATTGAAGAAGATTTATATCGTAGAGATACGACTATGAATAGCATAGCTTACCGCGTACGTGATGGAAAAATAATTGACCCATATAAAGGACGAGAGGATATTGAAAAAAGATATATCAAAGCAGTATCACATCATTTTAAAGAGGACCCTGTAAGAGCGCTTCGAGCTGCGCGTCAGGCTTGTGAATTGAATTTTAAAATCAATGAAGATACTGTAAATTTGATGCGAGCATGTAAAGAGGAAATAAAATCAGAGCCACAAGAACGCATTTTTAATGAATTGCAACGTGCATTAAAAACAAAGAAACCTTCAGTATTTTTCCGCAGTTTAGTGAAAGCGGATTTATTAGAAATCTTATTTCCAGAAATCTATGCCTTGATAGGGAAAACTCAACCTGTAGCATTTCATCCAGAAGGTGATGCGTTTGAGCATACTATGGAGATTGTGGATTTAGTTGCTGGTATGACTGATGATGTCGCAGTGCGTTTTGCAGGTCTTGTGCATGATTTGGGCAAAGGTGTAACGCCAAAAGAAATGTTACCTCATCATTATGGACATGAAGAAAAAGGTTTAGCCGTATTAAAAGCATGGAATAAACGCATGACGCTTCCTAAAAAGTGGCTGCAAGGTGGATTATTTGTCATCAAAGAACATATGCGAGCAGCTAGACTAGGAAAAGTAGGAAAAATTGTCGATTTTTTATTGATTGTAGAGAAAAATCCTTTAGGCTTTGCTGGCTTTAATTGTGTGATTTTGGCAGATAGTAAATCATTACCCTATTATTTAGCAGATTATCATAGTTATCTCCAAAAAATTCATAGTGTATCTATGAAGAATTGTCCATCAAATTTGAAAGGCAAAGCGATTGGTGATTGGATAAGAAATGAGCAAATTAAATTATTTAAGCAGAATATAGAAGTAGAAGCTTAG
- the thrB gene encoding homoserine kinase — MSDFVKVRVPGTTANCGPGFDVMGIACSIYNELELKLLEEKNLCIEIYGDGATNIPCDERNMVWCSIEKLLVKAHLEKKYQGAHIKMTNNVPLSRGLGSSATAIVAGLFAANVFLNNRFSIQDIFELATEIEGHPDNVAPALFGGITVSTKTDYKLEYVSFMPNFDLKMVVAIPDFYLPTKKARAALKQEVPLKDAIFNIGHTAMIIAAICQGKIEALKGAFADKLHQPYRADLIPGMYDVFAAANSKGALGTTISGAGPTLIAYTIENGEEIGKAMVEAFAKHNISSKYLVLDIDNKGAMVIE, encoded by the coding sequence ATGAGTGATTTTGTCAAGGTAAGAGTTCCAGGAACTACAGCAAATTGTGGCCCTGGTTTTGATGTTATGGGTATTGCCTGTAGTATTTATAATGAATTGGAATTAAAACTCTTAGAAGAAAAAAATTTATGTATAGAAATTTATGGAGATGGAGCAACAAATATACCATGTGATGAAAGAAATATGGTATGGTGCTCTATAGAAAAGTTATTAGTTAAAGCTCACTTGGAGAAAAAATATCAAGGGGCACATATAAAAATGACAAATAATGTGCCTCTATCACGTGGTCTTGGCAGTAGTGCAACTGCTATAGTAGCGGGATTATTTGCAGCTAATGTATTTTTGAATAATAGATTTTCTATACAGGATATATTTGAGTTAGCTACTGAGATTGAAGGACACCCTGATAATGTAGCACCTGCTTTATTTGGTGGAATAACAGTCAGCACAAAAACTGATTATAAATTAGAATATGTATCTTTTATGCCAAATTTTGATTTAAAAATGGTAGTGGCTATACCTGACTTTTATTTACCAACTAAAAAAGCTAGAGCAGCTTTAAAACAAGAAGTGCCATTAAAAGATGCTATTTTTAACATTGGTCATACAGCTATGATTATTGCAGCTATTTGTCAAGGAAAAATAGAAGCTTTAAAAGGTGCTTTTGCAGATAAATTACATCAACCATATAGAGCAGATTTAATTCCTGGTATGTATGATGTATTTGCAGCAGCAAATTCTAAAGGTGCACTTGGTACAACTATAAGTGGAGCAGGTCCAACACTTATTGCTTATACGATAGAAAATGGTGAAGAAATCGGTAAAGCAATGGTTGAGGCTTTTGCAAAACATAATATTAGCTCTAAATACTTAGTATTAGATATTGATAATAAAGGTGCTATGGTAATAGAATAA